Proteins found in one Chlamydia pneumoniae TW-183 genomic segment:
- a CDS encoding glycogen/starch/alpha-glucan phosphorylase: MKRAILDRLYLSVVQSPESASPRDIFTAVAKTVMEWLAKGWLKTQNGYYKNDVKRVYYLSMEFLLGRSLKSNLLNLGILDLVRKALKTLNYDFDHLVEMESDAGLGNGGLGRLAACYLDSMATLAVPAYGYGIRYDYGIFDQRIVNGYQEEAPDEWLRYGNPWEICRGEYLYPVRFYGRVIHYTDSRGKQVADLVDTQEVLAMAYDIPIPGYGNDTVNSLRLWQAQSPRGFEFSYFNHGNYIQAIEDIALIENISRVLYPNDSITEGQELRLKQEYFLVSATIQDIIRRYTKTHICLDNLADKVVVQLNDTHPALGIAEMMHILVDREELPWDKAWEMTTVIFNYTNHTILPEALERWPLDLFSKLLPRHLEIIYEINSRWLEKVGSRYPKNDDKRRSLSIVEEGYQKRINMANLAVVGSAKVNGVSSFHSQLIKDTLFKEFYEFFPEKFINVTNGVTPRRWIALCNPRLSKLLNETIGDRYIIDLSHLSLIRSFAEDSGFRDHWKGVKLKNKQDLTSRIYNEVGEIVDPNSLFDCHIKRIHEYKRQLMNILRVIYVYNDLKENPNQDVVPTTVIFSGKAAPGYVMAKLIIKLINSVADVVNQDSRVNDKLKVLFLPNYRVSMAEHIIPGTDLSEQISTAGMEASGTGNMKFALNGALTIGTMDGANIEMAEHIGKENMFIFGLLEEQIVQLRREYCPQTICDKNPKIRQVLDLLEQGFFNSNDKDLFKPIVHRLLHEGDPFFVLADLESYIAAHENVNKLFKEPDSWTKISIYNTAGMGFFSSDRAIQDYARDIWHVPTKSCSGEGN; this comes from the coding sequence ATGAAACGGGCGATTTTAGATCGTCTGTATTTAAGTGTTGTACAATCACCAGAGTCCGCATCTCCTAGAGATATCTTCACAGCTGTTGCAAAAACTGTTATGGAATGGTTGGCCAAGGGGTGGCTGAAAACTCAAAATGGCTACTATAAAAATGATGTAAAAAGAGTTTATTACCTTTCCATGGAATTTCTCTTAGGGAGAAGTCTAAAAAGCAATCTTTTGAATTTAGGAATTCTAGATTTAGTAAGGAAGGCACTAAAAACTTTAAATTATGACTTTGACCACCTTGTAGAAATGGAATCCGATGCAGGATTAGGAAATGGTGGTTTGGGGAGACTGGCAGCTTGTTACTTGGATTCTATGGCTACATTAGCAGTTCCAGCCTACGGCTACGGTATACGCTATGATTATGGTATTTTTGATCAGAGGATCGTCAACGGGTATCAAGAGGAAGCTCCTGACGAGTGGCTACGTTATGGAAATCCTTGGGAAATCTGTAGGGGAGAGTACCTCTATCCCGTACGATTTTATGGAAGGGTCATTCATTATACCGATTCTCGAGGGAAACAGGTGGCAGATCTTGTCGATACCCAAGAGGTATTGGCGATGGCTTATGATATTCCGATTCCTGGGTACGGTAATGATACTGTAAATTCTCTAAGGCTATGGCAAGCACAATCTCCGCGAGGCTTTGAATTCAGCTATTTTAACCACGGGAACTATATCCAGGCTATAGAAGATATCGCCTTGATAGAAAACATCTCTCGCGTCCTCTATCCTAATGATTCTATTACTGAGGGGCAGGAATTGCGTCTCAAACAAGAGTATTTTTTAGTTTCAGCAACCATTCAAGATATTATCCGCAGATATACAAAGACACATATTTGTTTGGATAACCTTGCGGATAAAGTCGTAGTACAATTAAACGATACCCATCCCGCTTTAGGGATTGCTGAAATGATGCATATTTTAGTCGATAGGGAAGAATTACCTTGGGATAAGGCTTGGGAGATGACTACAGTCATCTTTAACTATACCAATCATACAATCCTCCCAGAGGCTTTAGAGAGATGGCCTCTCGATTTATTCTCTAAGTTATTACCTCGGCATTTAGAGATTATTTATGAAATAAATTCCCGTTGGTTAGAAAAAGTTGGCTCTCGCTATCCTAAAAATGATGATAAGCGCCGGTCTTTATCCATTGTTGAAGAAGGGTATCAAAAGCGTATCAATATGGCAAACCTTGCCGTAGTAGGTTCTGCAAAAGTAAATGGAGTTTCGTCATTCCACTCTCAGCTGATTAAAGATACTCTCTTTAAAGAGTTTTATGAGTTTTTCCCTGAGAAGTTTATCAATGTGACCAATGGGGTGACTCCACGACGATGGATTGCTCTCTGTAATCCTCGTTTGAGTAAGCTTCTCAATGAAACTATAGGGGATCGTTATATCATTGATCTTTCTCATCTTTCATTGATCCGTTCCTTTGCCGAAGATAGTGGTTTCCGAGATCATTGGAAAGGGGTAAAATTAAAAAATAAGCAGGATCTAACAAGTAGAATTTATAATGAAGTTGGAGAAATAGTAGACCCTAATTCTCTCTTTGACTGTCATATTAAGCGTATTCATGAGTATAAACGACAACTAATGAATATTCTTAGAGTCATCTATGTTTATAATGACTTGAAAGAAAACCCTAATCAAGATGTCGTCCCTACAACAGTAATTTTTTCTGGTAAGGCGGCTCCTGGCTATGTCATGGCCAAACTCATTATCAAGTTAATCAATAGCGTTGCTGACGTTGTAAATCAAGATTCTCGAGTTAATGATAAGCTTAAGGTTCTTTTTTTACCTAACTATCGAGTTTCTATGGCTGAGCATATCATTCCTGGTACAGATCTTTCAGAACAGATTTCTACAGCTGGAATGGAGGCTTCTGGAACAGGAAATATGAAATTTGCTTTGAATGGAGCTCTGACTATAGGAACTATGGACGGTGCAAATATAGAAATGGCAGAGCATATTGGTAAGGAGAATATGTTTATTTTTGGTCTTTTGGAGGAGCAAATTGTACAACTGCGGAGGGAATACTGTCCTCAGACAATTTGTGATAAGAATCCTAAGATCCGTCAGGTTTTAGATTTGCTAGAACAGGGATTTTTCAATAGCAATGATAAAGATCTGTTTAAACCGATAGTACATCGCCTACTGCATGAAGGAGATCCCTTTTTTGTCTTGGCTGACTTGGAGTCTTATATCGCTGCCCATGAAAATGTGAACAAACTCTTTAAGGAACCAGATTCATGGACTAAGATTTCTATTTATAATACTGCAGGAATGGGCTTTTTCTCTAGTGACAGAGCCATTCAGGATTATGCCAGAGATATTTGGCATGTTCCTACAAAATCTTGCTCTGGAGAAGGAAATTAA
- a CDS encoding thiamine pyrophosphate-dependent enzyme, with translation MDSSAPYNIASQGTEKSTVERILDLYGPASCIKFLKQMVLIREFEARGEEAYLEGLVGGFYHSYAGQEAVATAAIANTGLDPWVFSSYRCHALAILLNIPLQEIAAELLGKETGCALGRGGSMHMCGPNFPGGFGIVGGQIPLAAGAAFTIKYQEQKNRVSLCFIGDGAVAQGVFHETLNFVSLHQLPLMLIIENNGWSMGTSLNRAVAKQPIAESQGSSYDIRAVTVNGFDLFNSLLGFREAYRYMVDTESPVLVECLCSRFRGHSISDPNLYRSKEEMQCLFKKDPIVLAKDWLIRLEVLTEEEFQNIRQECKTAVLEAFSNAKLSSDPSVTTLEEGVYA, from the coding sequence ATGGATAGTTCAGCACCTTATAATATAGCTTCTCAGGGCACAGAGAAATCCACAGTAGAAAGGATCTTAGACCTTTACGGGCCCGCTTCCTGTATTAAATTTTTAAAACAGATGGTTCTGATTCGTGAATTCGAAGCCCGAGGAGAAGAAGCCTATCTAGAAGGGCTAGTGGGTGGATTTTACCACTCTTACGCTGGCCAAGAAGCTGTAGCAACTGCTGCAATCGCAAACACAGGACTAGATCCCTGGGTGTTCTCTTCATACCGCTGCCACGCACTTGCGATTCTTCTCAACATTCCCCTTCAAGAAATTGCTGCTGAACTTTTAGGGAAAGAAACTGGATGCGCTTTAGGTCGTGGAGGATCCATGCATATGTGTGGGCCTAATTTCCCTGGAGGATTTGGTATTGTCGGAGGACAAATTCCCCTCGCAGCTGGAGCCGCATTTACCATCAAATATCAAGAACAAAAAAATAGAGTTTCTCTATGCTTTATCGGAGATGGTGCGGTAGCTCAAGGTGTATTCCATGAAACTCTGAACTTTGTTTCTCTTCACCAACTCCCTCTAATGCTTATTATTGAAAATAACGGCTGGAGTATGGGAACGTCATTAAATCGTGCTGTTGCAAAACAGCCCATAGCAGAGTCTCAAGGAAGTTCCTACGATATCCGTGCAGTCACAGTCAATGGTTTTGATCTATTTAACTCTCTTTTAGGATTTAGAGAGGCTTATCGCTATATGGTTGATACCGAATCTCCGGTTTTAGTTGAGTGTCTCTGCTCCCGATTTCGAGGGCATTCTATATCAGATCCTAATTTATATAGATCGAAAGAAGAAATGCAGTGTTTATTTAAAAAAGATCCTATTGTCCTAGCTAAAGATTGGCTAATTCGATTAGAGGTTCTGACTGAAGAGGAATTTCAAAATATACGCCAAGAATGCAAAACTGCTGTTTTAGAAGCGTTCTCTAACGCAAAACTCTCATCAGATCCATCCGTCACCACATTAGAGGAAGGAGTCTATGCCTAA
- a CDS encoding pyruvate dehydrogenase complex dihydrolipoamide acetyltransferase yields MISLLKMPKLSPTMEVGTIVKWHKKSNDQVSFGDVIVEISTDKAILEHTANEDGWIREILRHEGEKIVIGTPIAVLSTEANEPFNLEELLPKTEPSNLEASPKGSSEEVSPATTPQAASATFTAVTFKPEPPLSSPLVFKHVGTTNNLSPLARQLAKEKNIDVSSIQGSGPGGRIVKKDLEKAPPKSIAGFGYPESPEVPPGSYHEENLSPIREVIAARLQAAKISIPHFYVRQQVYASPLLNLLKELQAQGIKLSINDCIVRACALALKEFPSINSGFNSVDNKIVRFDTIDISIAVAIPDGIITPIIRCADRKNLGMISAEIKSLALKARNQSLQDTEYKGGSFCVSNLGMTGITEFTAIVNPPQAAILAVGSVTEQALVLDGEITIGSTCNLTLSVDHRVIDGYPAAMFMKRLQKILEAPAVLLLN; encoded by the coding sequence GTGATCTCCTTATTGAAAATGCCAAAGCTTTCTCCAACTATGGAAGTGGGCACTATAGTGAAATGGCATAAAAAAAGTAATGATCAGGTCAGTTTTGGAGACGTCATTGTAGAGATCTCTACAGACAAAGCTATTTTAGAACATACAGCAAATGAAGATGGCTGGATTCGTGAAATCTTACGTCATGAAGGCGAGAAAATCGTTATAGGCACCCCTATTGCGGTACTCTCTACAGAAGCCAACGAGCCCTTTAATCTAGAAGAACTTCTTCCTAAGACAGAACCTTCTAACCTTGAAGCATCTCCAAAAGGTTCTTCTGAAGAGGTCTCGCCTGCAACAACTCCACAAGCTGCCTCAGCAACATTCACAGCAGTAACTTTTAAGCCAGAGCCACCTCTCTCCTCGCCTTTAGTCTTCAAACACGTAGGCACTACGAATAATCTCTCTCCATTAGCTAGACAACTAGCAAAAGAGAAAAACATAGATGTCTCATCAATTCAAGGGAGTGGTCCTGGAGGACGTATAGTAAAAAAAGATTTAGAGAAAGCTCCTCCTAAAAGCATTGCTGGTTTTGGCTATCCTGAGTCTCCCGAAGTGCCTCCAGGTTCCTATCATGAGGAGAATCTCTCTCCGATTCGGGAAGTGATTGCTGCACGCCTACAAGCTGCTAAGATCTCTATTCCTCACTTCTATGTAAGGCAGCAGGTCTACGCCTCACCTCTCCTTAATCTGCTCAAAGAACTTCAAGCTCAGGGAATCAAACTCTCTATTAACGATTGCATTGTACGTGCCTGTGCTCTGGCGCTCAAAGAGTTCCCTTCTATCAATTCAGGATTTAACAGTGTCGATAATAAAATCGTCCGTTTTGATACTATCGATATCTCGATAGCTGTGGCCATTCCAGATGGAATTATTACGCCAATTATACGCTGCGCAGACCGTAAAAATCTCGGCATGATTTCAGCAGAAATTAAGAGCTTAGCGTTAAAAGCAAGAAATCAATCTCTTCAAGACACTGAATACAAAGGAGGGTCCTTCTGTGTCTCTAACTTAGGAATGACAGGAATCACTGAATTTACAGCGATTGTCAATCCTCCTCAAGCGGCGATTCTTGCCGTAGGAAGTGTTACAGAACAAGCTCTTGTTCTTGACGGAGAAATTACTATAGGATCTACCTGCAATCTTACCCTATCTGTAGATCATAGAGTGATTGATGGTTATCCTGCTGCGATGTTTATGAAACGATTACAAAAGATCTTAGAAGCTCCGGCTGTCCTACTATTAAACTAG
- a CDS encoding alpha-ketoacid dehydrogenase subunit beta, with amino-acid sequence MPKHKTLEIREALREAIDEEMSRDPNVCILGEEVGDYNGAYKVTKGLLDKWGPKRVIDAPISEAAFSGIGIGAALSGLRPIIEFMSWNFSFVALDQIISHAAKMHFMTGGKFSVPIVFRGPNGAAAQVSCQHSHCVESLYANIPGLIIIAPSNPYDAKGLLKSAIRNNNPVLFLENELEYNLKGEVPTEEYLVPIGKAHRVQEGNDLTIITYSRMVSITKEACSLAKKRWGLSIEIIDLRTIKPLDISTILSSVRKTSRCIVIEEGHYFAGISSEIIALITEHVFDSLDAPPLRVCQKETPMPYSKILEQATLPNVNRILDTIEKVMR; translated from the coding sequence ATGCCTAAACATAAAACATTAGAAATTCGAGAAGCTCTCCGAGAAGCAATTGACGAAGAGATGTCTCGCGATCCTAATGTCTGTATTCTTGGTGAAGAGGTTGGTGACTACAATGGTGCTTATAAAGTCACCAAAGGCTTATTAGATAAATGGGGCCCTAAGAGAGTCATTGATGCTCCTATTAGTGAAGCAGCCTTCTCTGGAATTGGAATAGGAGCCGCATTGTCAGGCCTGCGCCCTATTATAGAATTTATGAGCTGGAACTTTTCCTTTGTAGCCTTAGACCAAATCATTTCTCATGCAGCTAAGATGCATTTTATGACTGGAGGGAAGTTTTCCGTTCCTATAGTTTTTCGTGGCCCTAATGGTGCTGCAGCCCAGGTATCTTGCCAGCATTCTCATTGCGTTGAGTCGTTGTATGCTAATATTCCAGGTCTTATTATTATAGCCCCTTCGAACCCTTACGACGCTAAAGGCTTATTAAAATCAGCAATCAGAAATAATAACCCCGTTCTTTTTTTAGAAAACGAGCTAGAATATAACTTAAAAGGGGAAGTCCCCACCGAAGAATATCTCGTTCCTATTGGGAAAGCACATAGAGTTCAAGAAGGAAATGACCTTACAATTATTACTTATAGCCGTATGGTTTCCATTACAAAAGAAGCGTGTTCTCTAGCCAAAAAACGTTGGGGCTTGTCTATAGAAATTATTGATCTAAGAACGATCAAACCTTTAGACATATCAACAATTTTATCATCGGTACGAAAAACTTCACGCTGTATTGTAATTGAAGAGGGCCACTACTTCGCTGGGATTTCTTCTGAAATTATTGCCCTGATTACTGAGCATGTTTTTGATTCTCTTGATGCTCCCCCCTTAAGGGTATGCCAAAAAGAAACGCCTATGCCCTATAGTAAAATCTTAGAACAGGCCACTTTGCCTAATGTTAACCGAATCTTAGATACCATTGAAAAAGTCATGAGGTAA
- the dnaA gene encoding chromosomal replication initiator protein DnaA, whose protein sequence is MRAWEEFLLLQEKEIGTNTVDKWLRSLKVLCFDACNLYLEAQDSFQITWFEEHIRHKVKSGLVNNNNKPIRVHVTSVDKAAPFYKEKQMQQEKTAYFTMHYGSVNPEMTFSNFLVTPENDLPFRVLQEFTKSPDENGGVTFNPIYLFGPEGSGKTHLMQSAISVLRESGGKILYVSSDLFTEHLVSAIRSGEMQKFRSFYRNIDALFIEDIEVFSGKSATQEEFFHTFNSLHSEGKLIVVSSSYAPVDLVAVEDRLISRFEWGVAIPIHPLVQEGLRSFLMRQVERLSIRIQETALDFLIYALSSNVKTLLHALNLLAKRVMYKKLSHQLLYEDDVKTLLKDVLEAAGSVRLTPLKIIRNVAQYYGVSQESILGRSQSREYVLPRQVAMYFCRQKLSLSYVRIGDVFSRDHSTVISSIRLIEQKIEENSHDIHMAIQDISKNLNSLHKSLEFFPSEEMII, encoded by the coding sequence ATGCGAGCATGGGAAGAATTTCTTTTGCTACAAGAGAAAGAAATTGGCACAAATACTGTAGACAAGTGGTTGCGATCTTTAAAGGTCTTATGTTTTGATGCTTGTAATTTGTATCTTGAAGCTCAAGATTCTTTTCAAATTACTTGGTTTGAGGAGCATATAAGACATAAGGTTAAATCTGGTCTTGTAAATAATAACAATAAGCCCATTCGTGTTCACGTTACTTCGGTAGATAAAGCAGCTCCTTTTTATAAGGAGAAGCAGATGCAGCAAGAGAAGACAGCATACTTTACCATGCATTATGGAAGTGTGAATCCTGAGATGACCTTCTCTAATTTTTTAGTTACCCCTGAAAATGATCTTCCTTTTCGTGTTTTACAGGAATTTACTAAGAGTCCTGATGAAAACGGAGGAGTTACTTTTAATCCAATTTATCTGTTTGGACCTGAGGGATCTGGAAAAACTCACTTAATGCAGTCAGCTATCAGTGTTCTTCGTGAATCTGGAGGTAAGATTCTCTATGTTTCTTCGGATTTGTTTACAGAGCACTTAGTCTCTGCTATCCGTTCAGGAGAAATGCAAAAATTCCGTTCTTTTTACCGCAATATTGATGCTCTATTCATTGAGGATATCGAGGTTTTTTCAGGAAAGTCGGCAACTCAAGAAGAGTTCTTCCATACGTTTAATTCTCTTCATTCTGAAGGGAAGTTGATTGTAGTGTCTTCATCCTATGCGCCTGTGGATCTCGTTGCTGTTGAAGATAGATTGATCAGCAGGTTTGAATGGGGAGTTGCAATTCCGATACATCCTTTGGTTCAGGAAGGATTGCGCAGTTTCTTAATGAGACAGGTAGAGCGCTTATCTATTCGCATTCAAGAAACGGCCTTAGATTTTTTAATTTATGCGCTATCTTCCAACGTAAAGACCTTACTGCATGCACTGAATCTTTTAGCAAAGAGGGTAATGTATAAAAAACTCTCTCACCAATTACTATATGAAGATGATGTGAAAACTCTTTTAAAAGATGTTTTAGAAGCAGCAGGAAGCGTTCGTTTAACTCCTTTAAAGATTATTCGTAATGTTGCTCAATATTATGGGGTCTCTCAGGAGAGTATTTTAGGACGTTCTCAGTCCCGAGAATATGTATTGCCACGTCAGGTAGCCATGTACTTTTGTCGTCAGAAGCTTTCACTATCATACGTGAGAATAGGCGATGTCTTTTCAAGAGATCATTCGACGGTAATCTCATCCATACGATTGATTGAACAAAAAATAGAAGAAAATAGCCATGATATTCACATGGCTATTCAAGATATTTCTAAGAATTTAAATTCCTTGCATAAGAGTTTGGAATTTTTCCCTAGCGAAGAGATGATTATTTAG
- a CDS encoding OmpH family outer membrane protein has protein sequence MKKLLFSTFLLVLGSTSAAHANLGYVNLKRCLEESDLGKKETEELEAMKQQFVKNAEKIEEELTSIYNKLQDEDYMESLSDSASEELRKKFEDLSGEYNAYQSQYYQSINQSNVKRIQKLIQEVKIAAESVRSKEKLEAILNEEAVLAIAPGTDKTTEIIAILNESFKKQN, from the coding sequence ATGAAAAAATTATTATTTTCTACATTTCTTCTTGTTTTAGGATCAACAAGCGCAGCTCATGCAAATTTAGGCTATGTTAATTTAAAGCGATGTCTTGAAGAATCCGATCTAGGTAAAAAGGAAACTGAAGAATTGGAAGCTATGAAACAGCAGTTTGTAAAAAATGCTGAGAAAATAGAAGAAGAACTCACTTCTATTTATAATAAGTTGCAAGATGAAGATTACATGGAAAGCCTATCGGATTCTGCCTCTGAAGAGTTGCGAAAGAAATTCGAAGATCTTTCAGGAGAGTACAATGCGTACCAGTCTCAGTACTATCAATCTATCAATCAAAGTAATGTAAAACGCATTCAAAAACTCATTCAAGAAGTAAAAATAGCTGCAGAATCAGTGCGGTCCAAAGAAAAACTAGAAGCTATCCTTAATGAAGAAGCTGTCTTAGCAATAGCACCTGGGACTGATAAAACAACCGAAATTATTGCTATTCTTAACGAATCTTTCAAAAAACAAAACTAG
- the lpxD gene encoding UDP-3-O-(3-hydroxymyristoyl)glucosamine N-acyltransferase, with protein sequence MSEAPVYTLKQLAELLQVEVQGNIETPISGVEDISQAQPHHIAFLDNEKYSSFLKNTKAGAIILSRSQAMQHAHLKKNFLITNESPSLTFQKCIELFIEPVTSGFPGIHPTAVIHPTARIEKNVTIEPYVVISQHAHIGSDTYIGAGSVIGAHSVLGANCLIHPKVVIRERVLMGNRVVVQPGAVLGSCGFGYITNAFGHHKPLKHLGYVIVGDDVEIGANTTIDRGRFKNTVIHEGTKIDNQVQVAHHVEIGKHSIIVAQAGIAGSTKIGEHVIIGGQTGITGHISIADHVIMIAQTGVTKSITSPGIYGGAPARPYQETHRLIAKIRNLPKTEERLSKLEKQVRDLSTPSLAEIPSEI encoded by the coding sequence ATGTCCGAAGCACCAGTCTACACTCTTAAACAGTTAGCTGAGCTACTACAAGTCGAAGTTCAAGGAAATATAGAAACTCCTATTTCAGGTGTTGAAGATATTAGTCAGGCGCAACCTCACCATATTGCTTTTTTAGATAATGAGAAATACTCTAGCTTTCTAAAAAACACCAAAGCTGGTGCTATTATTTTATCTAGATCTCAGGCAATGCAACATGCCCACCTAAAGAAAAACTTTCTTATTACCAATGAATCCCCTTCTCTAACATTTCAAAAGTGCATAGAGTTGTTTATTGAACCCGTAACATCAGGGTTTCCTGGTATTCATCCTACTGCAGTGATTCATCCTACTGCACGTATTGAGAAAAATGTAACCATAGAACCTTACGTTGTCATTAGTCAACATGCCCATATCGGCTCTGACACATACATCGGAGCTGGAAGTGTCATTGGAGCTCACAGCGTTCTAGGTGCTAACTGTCTGATTCACCCTAAGGTGGTGATTCGAGAAAGAGTCCTCATGGGAAACCGTGTAGTTGTTCAACCTGGAGCTGTTTTAGGATCCTGTGGTTTTGGTTATATTACAAATGCTTTTGGTCATCACAAACCTTTAAAGCATCTAGGCTATGTGATTGTAGGTGATGATGTAGAAATCGGAGCCAACACTACGATAGATCGTGGTCGATTCAAGAACACCGTGATCCATGAAGGAACTAAAATAGATAACCAAGTACAAGTAGCTCATCACGTAGAAATTGGAAAGCATAGTATTATTGTTGCCCAAGCAGGCATTGCAGGTTCTACAAAAATTGGTGAACATGTCATCATTGGAGGGCAAACCGGAATTACTGGGCATATTTCTATTGCAGACCATGTGATCATGATTGCTCAAACTGGAGTCACAAAATCTATCACCTCTCCAGGCATTTATGGAGGCGCTCCAGCACGACCTTATCAAGAAACACATCGGTTGATTGCTAAAATTCGGAACCTTCCTAAAACTGAAGAAAGACTAAGTAAGTTAGAAAAACAAGTAAGAGATCTATCGACTCCCAGCCTTGCTGAGATTCCTTCAGAGATCTAA